In the Desulfatiglans sp. genome, one interval contains:
- a CDS encoding DUF262 domain-containing protein — translation MIQMTKTIKTIDTGIIDFVNKLSEGLILIPSFQREFVWGQDDIISLWESIYRFYPIGNILCWETGTRLNIHRRPGGAIHYDEATKSKRYVYILDGQQRATSMLMSMHKENIMVKERANFDHRLFYDGYNMKFFFAGEYMRRKRETGKDFLLSLHDIFIEGTAIMEGLTEKDNCTGQIKKGLLQLKNVFINYCLPVTTLYGYSTSDVSRIFERINQQGKRLKSMDIMIARTFQNYEYPVEEDL, via the coding sequence ATGATTCAAATGACAAAAACAATAAAAACCATAGATACCGGGATTATCGATTTTGTGAATAAACTGTCAGAAGGCCTTATCCTGATCCCTTCATTTCAGCGGGAGTTTGTATGGGGGCAGGATGATATCATTAGCCTGTGGGAGAGCATTTACAGGTTTTACCCCATAGGCAACATACTGTGCTGGGAAACAGGCACAAGGCTTAATATCCACAGACGCCCTGGCGGCGCAATACATTATGATGAGGCGACTAAATCAAAAAGATATGTCTATATCCTGGACGGGCAGCAGAGGGCAACCTCCATGCTCATGTCCATGCATAAAGAAAATATCATGGTAAAGGAGCGGGCAAATTTTGATCACCGCCTTTTTTATGACGGTTACAACATGAAATTCTTTTTTGCAGGGGAGTACATGCGCAGGAAGAGAGAGACGGGCAAGGATTTTCTCTTATCACTTCATGATATTTTCATTGAAGGCACAGCCATTATGGAAGGCCTCACAGAAAAGGATAACTGCACCGGACAGATTAAAAAAGGTCTCTTACAGTTGAAAAATGTATTTATAAATTACTGCCTGCCTGTTACTACCCTGTACGGGTATTCAACCTCAGATGTGAGCAGGATTTTTGAACGCATTAACCAGCAGGGGAAGAGGCTCAAGTCTATGGACATCATGATTGCCAGGACATTTCAGAATTATGAATACCCGGTTGAGGAGGATTTGTAA